A stretch of Vibrio aphrogenes DNA encodes these proteins:
- the ruvC gene encoding crossover junction endodeoxyribonuclease RuvC, producing the protein MSIILGIDPGSRITGYGVIRQEGRHLHYLGSGCIRTSEEGLPGRLKQIYAGVSEIITQFQPDVFAIEQVFMAKNADSALKLGQARGSAIVAAVNADLPVYEYAARLIKQAVVGTGGADKAQVQHMVKSMLKLPAKPQADAADALGVAICHANTNKTLIALAGKASGARRGRYR; encoded by the coding sequence ATGTCCATTATTCTTGGGATCGATCCAGGTTCACGTATTACTGGCTATGGTGTTATTCGTCAAGAAGGTCGCCATTTGCATTATTTAGGCAGTGGTTGTATCCGTACTTCAGAAGAAGGCCTTCCCGGTCGCTTAAAACAAATTTATGCTGGGGTTTCTGAAATTATTACGCAATTTCAACCGGATGTGTTTGCGATTGAACAAGTGTTTATGGCAAAAAATGCCGATTCAGCCTTAAAACTGGGCCAAGCTCGTGGTAGTGCGATTGTGGCGGCAGTGAATGCGGATTTACCTGTTTATGAATATGCGGCCAGGTTAATTAAACAAGCGGTTGTGGGCACTGGTGGCGCAGATAAAGCTCAAGTACAACACATGGTAAAAAGCATGTTAAAACTGCCTGCCAAACCCCAAGCCGATGCAGCGGATGCATTAGGCGTGGCTATTTGTCATGCCAATACCAACAAAACATTAATTGCATTGGCTGGAAAGGCTAGTGGGGCAAGACGTGGACGGTATCGCTAG
- the aspS gene encoding aspartate--tRNA ligase codes for MRTQYCGHLNKSLVGQSVELCGWVNRRRDLGGLIFIDMRDREGIVQVVVDPDMKEVFTEANKLRNEFCIKFTGEVRARPDSQINKDMATGEVEVFATGLEIINRSDALPLDYNQTNSEEQRLKYRYIDLRRPEMSDRIKLRAKASSFVRRFLDDNGFLDIETPVLTKATPEGARDYLVPSRVHKGCFYALPQSPQLFKQLLMMSGFDRYYQIVKCFRDEDLRADRQPEFTQIDIETSFMTSDEVRAITEKMVREMWQELLNVDLGDFHVMPFSEAMRRFGSDKPDLRNPLELVDVADLVKDVEFKVFSGPANDEKGRVAVIRVPGGASLSRKQIDEYGNFVGIYGAKGLAWMKVNDLEAGVEGIQSPVAKFLNEDVINGILARTEAQTGDIILFGADKANIVSEAMGALRIKLGLDLELTDLNAWAPLWVIDFPMFEQDEEGNLNAMHHPFTSPLGVTAEELKANPAAANSNAYDMVLNGYEVGGGSVRIHNSEMQSTVFDILGIDESEQRLKFGFLLDALKYGTPPHAGLAFGLDRLVMLLCGTDNIRDVIAFPKTTAAACPLTNAPSQANPAALKELSIAVTATKENA; via the coding sequence ATGCGCACCCAGTATTGTGGTCACCTGAACAAGTCCCTCGTTGGACAAAGTGTTGAATTATGCGGTTGGGTAAACCGTCGTCGAGATCTAGGCGGGCTTATCTTCATTGATATGCGTGACCGTGAAGGCATTGTTCAAGTTGTCGTTGACCCAGATATGAAAGAAGTTTTTACCGAAGCAAACAAGCTACGTAATGAATTTTGTATCAAGTTTACTGGTGAAGTTCGCGCTCGCCCTGATAGCCAAATCAATAAAGACATGGCGACCGGTGAAGTAGAAGTATTTGCGACAGGTCTTGAAATCATTAACCGTTCTGACGCACTACCGCTAGATTACAACCAAACTAACTCAGAAGAACAGCGTTTAAAATACCGTTACATTGACTTACGTCGCCCAGAAATGAGTGATCGCATTAAATTGCGTGCCAAAGCATCAAGCTTCGTTCGTCGTTTCTTAGATGATAATGGTTTCTTAGACATTGAAACGCCAGTATTAACAAAAGCGACTCCAGAAGGCGCACGTGACTACTTAGTGCCAAGTCGTGTTCATAAAGGCTGTTTTTACGCGCTTCCTCAATCACCACAATTATTCAAACAATTGTTGATGATGTCTGGTTTTGACCGCTACTACCAAATCGTTAAATGTTTCCGTGATGAAGATTTACGTGCTGACCGCCAACCAGAATTTACACAAATCGATATCGAAACTTCTTTCATGACATCGGATGAAGTACGTGCGATCACTGAAAAAATGGTTCGTGAAATGTGGCAAGAACTTTTAAATGTCGACCTTGGCGACTTCCATGTTATGCCATTTTCTGAAGCGATGCGTCGTTTTGGTTCTGACAAACCCGACCTACGTAACCCACTTGAATTAGTGGATGTTGCGGACTTAGTGAAAGATGTCGAGTTTAAAGTCTTCTCTGGCCCTGCCAACGATGAAAAAGGTCGTGTTGCGGTTATTCGCGTTCCAGGTGGAGCGTCATTATCACGTAAGCAAATCGATGAATACGGCAACTTTGTCGGTATTTACGGCGCGAAAGGTCTGGCTTGGATGAAAGTGAACGATCTTGAAGCCGGCGTTGAAGGGATCCAATCTCCAGTGGCTAAATTCTTAAATGAAGACGTCATCAACGGTATTTTAGCGCGTACAGAAGCACAAACTGGCGACATCATTTTATTTGGTGCAGATAAAGCGAACATCGTTTCAGAAGCGATGGGCGCATTGCGTATTAAATTAGGTCTTGATCTTGAATTAACAGATTTGAACGCGTGGGCACCGCTATGGGTGATTGATTTCCCAATGTTTGAACAAGATGAAGAAGGCAACTTAAATGCCATGCACCACCCATTTACGTCTCCACTAGGCGTAACGGCAGAAGAATTGAAAGCTAACCCAGCGGCTGCTAATTCGAATGCTTACGATATGGTATTAAATGGTTACGAAGTAGGTGGCGGTTCTGTACGTATTCACAATAGCGAAATGCAATCAACGGTATTTGATATTCTTGGTATTGATGAGTCTGAGCAACGCTTGAAATTTGGCTTCTTACTTGACGCTTTAAAATACGGTACACCACCACACGCTGGTTTGGCGTTTGGTCTTGACCGTTTAGTGATGCTACTTTGTGGTACGGATAATATTCGTGACGTGATCGCATTCCCTAAAACAACGGCGGCAGCATGTCCATTAACCAATGCACCAAGCCAAGCGAATCCAGCCGCACTTAAAGAGCTTTCTATTGCGGTAACGGCGACGAAAGAAAACGCGTAA
- the cysS gene encoding cysteine--tRNA ligase has protein sequence MLKIYNTLTRQKEEFKPIHAGKIGMYVCGVTIYDLCHIGHGRTFVSFDVVSRYLRFLGYDLTFVRNITDIDDKIIKRAAENNESCDSLTERLIEEMYADFDALNIKRPDVEPRATHYIKEIIELVERLIERGFAYVADNGDVMFEVKKFEQYGKLSGQDLEQLQAGARVDVESAKRSPMDFVVWKMSKPGEPTWESPWGPGRPGWHIECSAMNSSILGQHFDIHGGGSDLQFPHHENEIAQSCCAHDTPYVNTWMHSGMVMVDREKMSKSLGNFFTIRDVLKHYDSETVRYFLMSGHYRSQLNYSEDNLNQARSALERLYTSLRGLDLSAAPAGGEEFVARFSSAMNDDFNTPEAYSVLFDMAREVNRLKTLDLDKASALGALMRELADVIGILYQDPEAFLQGGAGNDDEVAEIEALIKLRNDSRAAKDWANADLARDKLNELGIILEDGAQGTTWRRK, from the coding sequence ATGTTAAAAATATATAACACATTGACCCGCCAAAAAGAGGAATTTAAACCTATTCATGCTGGAAAAATCGGCATGTATGTTTGTGGTGTGACTATCTATGATCTTTGTCATATCGGTCACGGTCGTACTTTTGTGTCATTTGATGTTGTTTCTCGTTATTTACGATTTTTAGGTTATGACTTGACCTTTGTGCGTAATATTACGGACATCGACGATAAAATCATTAAGCGTGCAGCTGAAAATAACGAAAGCTGTGATTCATTAACGGAACGTCTTATTGAAGAGATGTATGCCGATTTTGATGCGCTTAATATCAAACGACCGGATGTAGAGCCTCGCGCTACACATTACATTAAAGAAATCATTGAATTGGTAGAACGTCTCATTGAACGTGGCTTTGCTTATGTTGCCGATAATGGCGATGTGATGTTTGAAGTTAAGAAGTTCGAGCAGTACGGTAAGCTCTCCGGTCAAGATCTTGAGCAATTACAAGCGGGAGCTCGAGTGGATGTGGAAAGCGCAAAACGTAGCCCAATGGATTTTGTGGTCTGGAAAATGTCGAAACCAGGTGAACCGACTTGGGAATCGCCATGGGGTCCAGGTCGCCCAGGCTGGCACATTGAATGTTCCGCGATGAATTCTTCTATTTTAGGTCAACATTTTGATATTCATGGCGGTGGTTCTGATTTGCAATTCCCTCACCATGAAAATGAAATTGCTCAATCTTGCTGTGCGCATGATACGCCATACGTTAACACTTGGATGCACAGCGGCATGGTGATGGTTGACCGTGAAAAAATGTCGAAATCACTGGGTAACTTCTTCACGATCCGCGATGTATTGAAGCACTATGATTCAGAAACAGTGCGTTATTTCTTAATGTCAGGTCATTATCGTAGTCAATTAAATTACAGCGAAGACAATCTGAACCAAGCGCGTTCAGCTTTAGAGCGTTTGTATACCTCTTTACGTGGCCTAGATTTATCAGCTGCGCCTGCGGGTGGTGAAGAGTTTGTTGCTCGTTTTTCTTCTGCGATGAATGATGACTTCAACACCCCAGAAGCTTATTCGGTATTGTTCGATATGGCTCGTGAAGTTAACCGTTTAAAAACGCTTGATCTAGATAAAGCTTCTGCTTTGGGGGCACTAATGCGTGAGTTAGCTGATGTGATTGGTATTTTATATCAAGACCCGGAAGCTTTCTTACAAGGTGGAGCCGGTAATGATGACGAAGTAGCTGAAATTGAAGCACTTATCAAGTTACGTAATGATTCACGTGCAGCAAAAGATTGGGCAAATGCAGATTTAGCCCGCGATAAACTGAATGAATTAGGCATTATTTTAGAAGATGGCGCTCAAGGTACAACATGGCGTCGTAAATAA
- the cmoA gene encoding carboxy-S-adenosyl-L-methionine synthase CmoA, which yields MSQRDVIFSAPIEKMGDFTFDERVAEVFPDMIQRSVPGYSNIISAIGMLAERFAKPNSNIYDLGCSLGAATLSMRRHIHQENCQIIAVDNSPAMIERCKLHLNAYRSDTPVNVIEADIRDIDIDNASVVVLNFTLQFLSPEDRLALLEKIYAGLRPGGILILSEKYIFENQPAHELLIDLHHDFKRANGYSELEISQKRSAIENVMRPDSIETHKQRFQKIGFTSYEVWFQCFNFGSMFALK from the coding sequence ATGAGCCAGCGCGATGTGATTTTTTCAGCACCAATTGAAAAAATGGGTGACTTTACGTTTGATGAACGAGTTGCCGAAGTTTTTCCTGATATGATTCAACGCTCGGTGCCTGGCTATAGTAATATCATTTCGGCTATCGGTATGCTGGCTGAACGCTTCGCAAAACCAAACTCCAATATTTATGATTTAGGTTGTTCACTTGGCGCTGCTACCTTGTCAATGCGTCGCCATATTCATCAAGAAAATTGCCAGATCATTGCAGTAGATAATTCTCCCGCCATGATTGAACGTTGCAAACTTCATCTTAATGCCTATCGTTCAGACACTCCAGTCAATGTGATTGAAGCGGACATTCGTGACATCGACATCGATAACGCCTCGGTTGTGGTATTAAATTTCACCTTACAGTTTTTATCACCAGAGGATCGTTTGGCATTATTAGAGAAAATTTACGCAGGTTTACGACCTGGTGGTATTTTAATTTTGTCCGAGAAATACATTTTTGAAAATCAACCTGCTCATGAGCTTCTGATTGATTTACATCATGATTTTAAACGAGCCAATGGGTACAGTGAGCTGGAAATCAGCCAAAAGCGCAGTGCGATAGAAAATGTTATGCGCCCAGATTCCATTGAAACGCATAAACAGCGATTCCAAAAAATAGGGTTCACCAGTTATGAAGTCTGGTTCCAATGCTTCAACTTCGGCTCTATGTTCGCGCTAAAATAA
- a CDS encoding inactive transglutaminase family protein, with amino-acid sequence MTSRVPFYFLIAILVITGITLSVMRHQDYGVPWGPGESRQIWDIEARIEFTATGGPAKVSLAAPHTQDGFTLIDESASSPGYGLSYVNTDTGRRAEWSVRDAKGPQTIYYKTQFLVDPQSQADVIPPTQGDFNSPTFTGPQQAAVDAITSQASERSADDITFARELIKQFNDPDNQNASLLLDDFSKVQAIAKILTSSAIHSKTVGVVELEDGRRRQSIIPMIEVWDGKVWQLFNPESTEQGVQENLLIWDESNVSLLDVIGGKHSKVFFSMLAQDVSPSNATKQKVVADNLLNFSIHSLPLEEQSMFKTIMLIPIGALIVVFLRVLIGLKTSGTFMPVLIAVAFVQTQLLPGIIGFLLIVGTGLVIRGYLSKLNLLLVARISAVIITVILIISIFTIVSFNIGLTQGLTITFFPMIILSWTIERMSILWEEEGAKEVFMQGGGSLLTAVLIYLAMTNSYVQHITFNFIGTQFIVLACILALGNYTGYRLLELKRFKPLAED; translated from the coding sequence ATGACGTCTAGAGTGCCATTTTATTTTCTCATCGCCATACTTGTCATTACAGGGATCACCCTGAGTGTCATGCGTCATCAAGACTATGGTGTTCCATGGGGCCCAGGAGAATCCCGACAAATATGGGATATTGAAGCTCGTATTGAATTTACCGCAACCGGTGGCCCAGCCAAAGTATCGCTCGCGGCACCACACACACAAGATGGCTTCACACTCATCGATGAAAGTGCATCCTCTCCAGGTTATGGCTTATCGTATGTCAATACCGATACCGGTCGCCGCGCCGAGTGGTCTGTCCGTGATGCCAAAGGGCCACAAACGATTTACTACAAAACTCAATTTTTAGTTGACCCTCAATCGCAAGCAGACGTGATTCCTCCTACTCAAGGTGACTTCAACTCTCCTACTTTCACTGGGCCACAACAAGCCGCTGTCGATGCTATTACCTCTCAAGCCTCTGAACGCTCAGCTGACGATATCACTTTTGCTCGTGAGTTAATTAAACAATTTAACGACCCTGATAACCAAAATGCCTCTTTATTGCTAGATGATTTTAGTAAGGTTCAAGCAATTGCCAAAATCTTAACCTCATCGGCTATTCATAGTAAAACGGTTGGTGTGGTAGAGCTAGAAGATGGCCGTCGTCGTCAATCGATTATTCCAATGATTGAAGTTTGGGATGGCAAAGTATGGCAACTATTTAACCCGGAAAGCACAGAGCAAGGTGTACAAGAAAACCTTTTGATCTGGGATGAATCCAATGTCTCTCTCTTAGATGTGATCGGCGGTAAACACAGTAAAGTGTTCTTCTCCATGCTGGCACAAGATGTTTCACCAAGTAATGCGACTAAACAAAAAGTGGTAGCGGATAATTTGCTGAACTTCTCAATTCATAGCTTACCACTTGAAGAGCAATCGATGTTCAAAACCATTATGTTAATCCCTATTGGGGCATTAATTGTGGTGTTCTTGCGTGTGTTAATCGGTTTGAAAACCTCAGGGACTTTCATGCCAGTATTGATTGCCGTCGCCTTTGTACAAACACAATTACTACCGGGGATTATTGGCTTCTTACTAATTGTAGGAACCGGCTTAGTCATTCGTGGTTATTTATCAAAACTGAACCTACTTCTGGTTGCTCGAATATCCGCGGTGATCATTACCGTTATCTTGATCATTTCGATATTTACTATCGTGTCTTTCAATATAGGTTTAACTCAAGGTTTAACCATTACCTTCTTCCCAATGATCATTCTATCTTGGACGATTGAACGTATGTCTATCCTATGGGAAGAAGAAGGCGCGAAAGAAGTCTTCATGCAAGGTGGTGGTTCATTACTGACAGCGGTTCTGATCTATCTTGCGATGACAAACTCGTATGTACAGCACATTACCTTTAACTTCATTGGTACTCAGTTTATTGTTCTAGCGTGTATCTTGGCTCTAGGTAACTATACCGGTTATCGCCTATTAGAATTAAAAAGATTCAAACCTTTAGCGGAGGACTAA
- a CDS encoding alpha-L-glutamate ligase-like protein has product MFSSFTSPQKLKAKGIMGMNKRNGAYISRYNDRSKYPLVDDKLQTKIIAQKHGATVPKLIGVIAQQAEVRRIHQMVKDWPGFVIKPARGSGGKGILVIISHKDGVYIKPSGQAISEQDVERHISNALAGLFSLGGKNDVAVVENLIKFDDVSFEGYSYEGVPDIRVIVFKGYPVMAMMRCSTAASDGKANLHQGAVGVGLDIATGRAVRGVQFDRPITHHPDTGKPLSGLVVPDWEKLLILASSAWEMTGLGYMGTDMVLDKEEGPMVLELNARPGLAIQIANGAGLLPRLQHIENLEPPIEYPKAAERVAYAAKHFAAESQF; this is encoded by the coding sequence ATGTTTTCTAGTTTTACTTCACCGCAAAAGTTAAAAGCCAAAGGCATCATGGGCATGAACAAACGAAATGGCGCGTATATTTCGCGCTATAACGACCGTTCTAAATACCCATTAGTTGATGATAAATTGCAAACTAAAATCATCGCTCAAAAGCATGGTGCCACAGTACCTAAGCTTATCGGTGTTATCGCTCAACAAGCCGAAGTCAGACGTATTCATCAAATGGTGAAAGACTGGCCGGGTTTTGTAATTAAGCCTGCTCGTGGCTCTGGTGGTAAAGGCATTCTTGTTATTATTTCCCATAAAGATGGGGTCTATATCAAACCCTCTGGGCAAGCCATTAGTGAACAAGACGTCGAACGTCATATAAGTAATGCTCTGGCTGGATTATTTTCATTGGGCGGCAAAAATGATGTTGCTGTGGTTGAAAACCTAATCAAATTTGATGATGTGTCATTTGAAGGCTACAGCTATGAAGGCGTTCCCGATATTCGTGTTATTGTCTTTAAAGGCTACCCCGTTATGGCAATGATGCGTTGTTCAACAGCGGCCTCTGACGGAAAAGCTAACTTACACCAAGGTGCGGTGGGGGTTGGATTGGATATCGCCACAGGCCGAGCTGTACGTGGGGTACAATTTGACCGCCCTATCACTCATCACCCAGATACTGGGAAACCGCTCAGTGGCTTAGTCGTTCCAGATTGGGAAAAGTTATTGATTTTAGCATCAAGTGCTTGGGAGATGACTGGGTTAGGTTACATGGGTACCGATATGGTTCTGGATAAAGAAGAAGGTCCAATGGTATTGGAGCTCAATGCTCGTCCAGGGCTGGCAATTCAAATTGCTAATGGCGCAGGTCTCTTACCAAGATTGCAACATATCGAAAACTTAGAGCCGCCGATTGAATACCCTAAAGCGGCAGAACGTGTGGCATACGCAGCAAAACACTTTGCCGCAGAATCACAGTTCTAA
- a CDS encoding ATP-dependent zinc protease family protein yields the protein MLKKSLGLAFFLLVSLSGCAYMTGEHYSQQTIQAINQSEEKLSNRIEELDSNLDKQTDYIASLEAEVINLSNEVELMKRRQQRYLSSAHKTQTPSQPSGTSNIVVTDLEPQTRPGMVTLGSLEKVDIDIVKTSFTARVDTGATTSSINAIDLQEFERNGKKWVKFHIADNRAPEDRLWIEAPIIKHVKIRQSSTNALDRRPVVEIWIKIGSIHEKAQFTLADRTQMDYPILLGREFIQDVAYVDVSREFIESKEPPKKISTQ from the coding sequence ATGCTCAAAAAATCTTTAGGTCTTGCCTTCTTCCTTTTAGTCTCACTCTCAGGTTGTGCCTATATGACTGGGGAGCATTATTCCCAACAGACGATTCAAGCGATTAACCAAAGTGAAGAAAAATTATCGAATAGAATCGAAGAGTTAGACTCCAATCTTGATAAACAAACCGATTATATTGCTAGCTTAGAAGCGGAAGTCATTAATTTGAGTAACGAAGTTGAATTGATGAAACGTCGTCAGCAACGCTATTTGAGCTCAGCACATAAAACTCAAACACCTTCTCAACCATCAGGTACGTCAAATATTGTGGTTACAGACCTCGAACCTCAAACAAGACCGGGAATGGTGACATTAGGTTCATTAGAAAAAGTCGATATTGATATCGTCAAAACATCATTTACTGCCCGAGTCGATACCGGTGCGACCACCTCCTCAATTAATGCCATTGATCTACAAGAGTTTGAGCGAAATGGGAAAAAATGGGTTAAATTCCATATTGCAGATAATCGTGCACCAGAAGACCGCTTATGGATTGAAGCGCCTATTATCAAACATGTAAAGATTCGGCAATCCAGTACCAATGCACTAGATCGTCGCCCGGTAGTAGAAATTTGGATAAAAATCGGCAGTATTCATGAAAAAGCACAGTTTACTTTAGCTGATCGCACCCAAATGGATTATCCTATTTTATTAGGTCGTGAGTTTATTCAAGATGTTGCTTACGTGGATGTAAGTCGAGAATTCATTGAATCAAAAGAGCCACCGAAAAAAATTTCTACACAATAA
- the cmoB gene encoding tRNA 5-methoxyuridine(34)/uridine 5-oxyacetic acid(34) synthase CmoB encodes MFNFANFYQLIAQDQRLQPWLNVLPQQLTDWQNAEHGDFERWVKALNKISAAQPDNIDIHTQVSITNNDPLALGEQKKLESLLRTFHPWRKGPYHVHGLDIETEWRSDWKWDRVLPHISDLKHRSVLDVGCGNGYHMWRMLGAGARLCVGIDPSHLFLIQFEAIRKLMGDDQRAHLLPLGIEQLPELKAFDTVFSMGVLYHRRSPLDHLYQLKNQLVAGGELVLETLVIEGDENAVLVPVDRYAQMRNVYFFPSAKALKVWLEKCGFINVRIVDENITSTDEQRSTTWMTHNSLPDYLDPNDPSKTVEGYPAPRRAILVATNP; translated from the coding sequence ATGTTTAACTTTGCTAACTTTTATCAATTAATCGCCCAAGACCAACGTTTACAACCTTGGCTCAATGTCTTGCCTCAACAATTAACGGATTGGCAAAACGCAGAGCATGGTGACTTTGAACGTTGGGTTAAAGCATTAAATAAAATATCAGCAGCGCAGCCAGATAACATCGATATTCACACTCAAGTTAGCATTACCAATAATGACCCTCTTGCACTCGGTGAGCAAAAAAAATTAGAAAGTTTATTGCGCACCTTTCATCCGTGGCGTAAAGGGCCGTACCATGTGCACGGCTTAGATATTGAAACCGAATGGCGTTCAGATTGGAAATGGGACCGTGTCCTACCTCATATCTCCGATCTCAAACATCGTTCAGTCCTCGATGTCGGTTGTGGTAATGGTTACCACATGTGGCGCATGCTAGGCGCTGGCGCTCGTTTATGTGTTGGGATTGATCCTTCGCACTTATTCTTAATTCAATTTGAAGCTATTCGTAAATTGATGGGCGATGACCAACGCGCGCATTTATTACCATTAGGTATTGAACAACTTCCTGAATTAAAAGCTTTTGATACCGTATTTAGCATGGGCGTGCTTTATCATCGCCGTTCACCTTTAGATCATTTATATCAATTAAAAAATCAATTGGTGGCTGGGGGGGAATTAGTCCTAGAAACTCTGGTGATTGAAGGCGATGAAAACGCGGTATTAGTTCCAGTAGATCGCTATGCTCAAATGCGAAACGTCTACTTTTTCCCATCAGCTAAAGCACTCAAAGTCTGGTTAGAAAAGTGTGGCTTTATTAATGTACGTATCGTTGATGAAAATATCACTTCAACCGATGAACAACGTAGCACTACTTGGATGACACACAACTCTCTACCCGACTATTTAGATCCTAACGATCCATCGAAAACCGTTGAAGGTTATCCAGCTCCGCGTCGCGCTATCTTGGTGGCCACGAATCCGTAA
- a CDS encoding thymidine kinase, producing MAQMYFYYSAMNAGKSTTLLQSSFNYRERGMNPVIFTAEIDDRDGVGKVSSRIGLQSEAYLYNAKTDLFAEIQALNNKQKTHCIMIDECQFLNKQQVYQLTEVVDKLHIPVLCYGLRSDFLGELFEGSQYLLAWADKLVELKTICHCGRKANMVIRMDEQGRAIAEGDQVAIGGNDRYESVCRHHYKEALGK from the coding sequence TTGGCACAGATGTATTTTTATTACTCAGCAATGAATGCTGGTAAATCAACGACTTTGCTTCAATCCTCATTTAATTATCGTGAACGTGGGATGAACCCTGTTATTTTTACTGCCGAGATCGATGACCGTGATGGGGTTGGTAAAGTAAGCTCCCGTATTGGTTTGCAATCTGAAGCGTATTTGTATAATGCCAAAACGGATTTATTTGCAGAAATACAAGCACTGAATAATAAGCAAAAAACGCATTGTATTATGATCGATGAGTGCCAATTTTTAAATAAACAGCAAGTTTATCAATTGACCGAAGTGGTGGATAAATTACATATTCCGGTATTGTGTTACGGTCTGCGTAGTGACTTTTTAGGTGAGTTATTTGAAGGCAGTCAATACTTGTTAGCGTGGGCAGATAAGCTGGTTGAATTGAAAACAATTTGTCATTGTGGTCGCAAGGCCAACATGGTCATTCGTATGGATGAGCAAGGGCGTGCGATTGCGGAAGGTGATCAGGTTGCGATTGGAGGTAATGACCGTTATGAATCGGTGTGCCGCCATCATTATAAAGAAGCGTTAGGTAAATAG